A genomic region of Chryseobacterium sp. KACC 21268 contains the following coding sequences:
- a CDS encoding TonB-dependent receptor, producing the protein MKRIIVALSVVVLSINGFAQNKENEIDEVNLQGRFLSIPYNDVNENVTVITKQQIQNSPATSIDELLQFHSGLDIKRRGSNGVQSDITIRGSSFEQVLILVNGIRMNDSQTGHNTFNLPFDISAVERIEIMKGSSAKLYGQNVYAGVINIVTKSSSEEQVTIKAQGGDFKTYDLSASATFGSEKFTNLFTISNGASDGYRFNTDYQIRNFFYQNKLKLNDGSLSLQAGFSEKKFGANGFYASPTAINQYEETQASVVSLQYEQRFDKLSINSSVYWRRGQDMYLFIRQNPSYYRNMHIGNNVGGTVNATYESSLGTTGIGVDYRKEFLASSNLGDRERDVTQVFFDHQFKFFNQKLEVNPGASWANYSGQNFFYPGMDVGFIFNPNHKVFGAVSKGFRIPTFTDLYYVSPAEIGNPNLVPESAISSELGYRFQNEKILAKVSGFIRNTNNGIDWLKETPESPWKAENVGEIHLKGFETEFKHQLFSFLNYRLGYTYLDNQYKNEELSRYALQNLRHQFVAQVDVKFLKYFSNQLIYKYSERVNLGSYNIMDEQINFRYKDLNFYVLINNLTDTKYVESNLVPMPGRWFHVGFTYQIKMN; encoded by the coding sequence ATGAAGAGAATAATTGTGGCTTTGTCGGTTGTCGTTTTGTCAATCAATGGATTTGCGCAGAACAAAGAAAACGAAATCGATGAGGTGAATTTGCAGGGCCGGTTTCTATCGATTCCTTATAACGATGTAAATGAAAATGTGACGGTCATCACCAAGCAACAAATCCAAAACAGTCCTGCAACCAGCATTGATGAATTATTACAATTCCACTCGGGCTTGGATATCAAAAGGCGAGGTTCGAATGGTGTTCAGAGCGATATTACGATTCGTGGAAGTTCGTTTGAGCAGGTTTTGATTTTGGTGAATGGCATTAGAATGAATGATTCGCAGACTGGTCATAATACATTCAATCTTCCGTTTGATATTTCGGCGGTGGAAAGGATTGAAATAATGAAAGGTTCTTCGGCAAAACTCTATGGACAGAATGTCTACGCGGGTGTCATTAACATCGTCACCAAATCATCTTCCGAAGAACAAGTGACGATAAAAGCGCAAGGAGGTGATTTCAAAACTTATGATTTGTCGGCGTCTGCGACATTTGGTTCTGAGAAATTCACGAATCTTTTTACCATTAGCAATGGCGCTTCGGACGGTTATCGATTCAATACCGATTATCAAATCCGAAACTTTTTTTATCAAAATAAATTAAAACTAAACGATGGAAGTCTGAGCTTGCAGGCTGGTTTTTCTGAGAAGAAATTTGGGGCGAATGGATTTTACGCATCGCCAACCGCCATCAATCAATATGAGGAGACGCAGGCTTCTGTGGTGAGTTTGCAGTATGAGCAAAGGTTTGATAAACTGTCGATTAACTCCAGTGTTTATTGGCGAAGAGGACAGGATATGTATCTTTTTATCCGTCAAAATCCATCGTATTACAGAAATATGCACATTGGAAATAATGTCGGCGGAACGGTAAATGCAACCTATGAATCATCACTTGGAACCACGGGAATTGGCGTGGATTACAGAAAAGAATTTCTTGCAAGTAGTAATTTGGGCGACAGAGAACGGGATGTGACGCAGGTGTTTTTTGACCATCAGTTCAAATTCTTTAATCAGAAATTGGAAGTCAATCCTGGCGCGAGTTGGGCGAATTATTCGGGGCAGAATTTCTTCTATCCCGGAATGGATGTTGGTTTTATTTTCAATCCCAATCATAAAGTTTTCGGTGCAGTTTCCAAAGGTTTTAGGATTCCGACTTTCACCGATTTGTACTATGTAAGTCCGGCGGAAATTGGAAATCCAAACTTGGTTCCTGAGTCTGCCATTTCATCAGAATTAGGCTATCGATTCCAGAATGAAAAAATATTGGCGAAAGTCAGCGGTTTTATCCGAAATACAAACAATGGCATCGATTGGCTGAAAGAAACGCCGGAAAGTCCGTGGAAAGCGGAAAATGTTGGAGAAATCCACCTCAAAGGTTTCGAAACGGAGTTCAAACATCAATTATTTTCATTCCTTAATTATCGATTAGGCTACACGTATCTTGATAATCAATATAAAAATGAGGAACTTTCCCGATACGCTTTGCAGAATTTGAGACATCAGTTTGTGGCGCAAGTGGATGTGAAATTCTTGAAGTATTTCAGCAATCAATTGATTTATAAATACTCAGAACGTGTGAATCTTGGAAGTTATAATATCATGGATGAGCAAATCAATTTCCGATACAAAGACCTTAATTTTTATGTCTTAATCAACAACCTGACGGATACAAAATATGTGGAAAGCAATCTGGTTCCA
- the uvrA gene encoding excinuclease ABC subunit UvrA: MATTTDIDIKKFLFVKNAHLNNLKNIDVLIPKNKLIVITGVSGSGKSSLAFDTIYAEGQRRYVESLSSYARQFLGKLEKPKIDDIKGLAPSIAIQQKVISSNPRSTVGTSTEIYDYMKLFFARVGRTYSPISGEEVKKDSVTDVIDFIKNSKKDSTFLLLAPLAFDAENFAEQLKTLKVSGFTRLEVNGNVAGIEDLESFGFVPEKDMTINLVIDRFSYEEDESFLQRLADSIQMAFYEGHGYCSLKNTDTEKLRDFSNKFELDGIVFNEPTVHYFSFNNPYGACPTCEGYGKVIGIDEDLVIPNKNLSLHEDAVASWRGESMSEWKKDFIKKNKDFPIHKPYHQLTKEQKQLLWRGDKTKTFPSIDNFFKMLEENLYKIQYRVMLSRYRGKTLCPTCEGLRLREETSWVKIDGHNIQSFIELPLDEFLPLIKSLKLNEHDREIAKRLTYEIETRLEFLTKVGLGYLTLNRTSNTLSGGESQRINLATSLGSSLVGSIYILDEPSIGLHSRDTENLIGVLKQLRDLGNTVIVVEHDEDVMKSADHIIDIGPEAGYLGGDLVFNGSYDEMMKSDTLTAKYLSGEMEIEVPKKRRKTKEFIAIKGARQNNLKNIDVNVPLECLTVITGVSGSGKSTLMKEVMTNAIQIQLGMGGKKADYDSVEFPSKLIQNIELIDQNPIGKSSRSNPVTYLKAYDDIRDLFAKQKSAKVQGLKPKHFSFNVDGGRCDECKGDGVITVSMQFMADIELECEHCHGTRFKKEILEIKYDEKNISDILHMTVDEALEFFSENHEEKIATKIKPLQDVGLGYLQLGQSSSTLSGGEAQRVKLASFLVKGVTTEKTLFVFDEPSTGLHFHDIKKLLKSLQALIELGHSVVVIEHQPDIMKTADYIIDIGPNAGKYGGEVVFAGTPEDLVKVKESATAKYVAEKL, encoded by the coding sequence ATGGCTACAACAACCGACATCGATATCAAGAAATTTCTTTTCGTTAAAAACGCACACCTTAACAACTTGAAAAACATAGACGTTCTCATCCCGAAGAACAAACTGATTGTGATTACGGGCGTCTCGGGAAGTGGAAAATCCTCACTGGCTTTCGACACCATTTATGCCGAAGGACAAAGGCGTTATGTAGAAAGTTTGAGTTCCTACGCGCGTCAGTTTTTGGGGAAATTAGAAAAACCAAAAATCGATGATATCAAAGGTTTGGCGCCATCCATTGCGATTCAGCAAAAGGTGATTTCGTCCAATCCGCGTTCTACAGTTGGAACTTCTACTGAGATTTACGATTATATGAAATTGTTCTTTGCGCGCGTTGGCCGAACCTATTCTCCGATTTCCGGCGAAGAAGTGAAGAAAGACAGCGTGACGGACGTCATTGATTTTATTAAAAATTCGAAGAAAGATTCGACGTTTTTGCTTTTGGCGCCTTTGGCATTTGATGCAGAGAATTTTGCCGAGCAACTTAAAACCTTGAAAGTTTCCGGATTTACAAGATTGGAAGTCAATGGAAATGTGGCTGGGATTGAGGATTTGGAAAGTTTCGGATTTGTGCCTGAGAAAGATATGACGATTAATCTGGTCATCGACAGATTCAGTTACGAGGAGGATGAGAGTTTCCTTCAGAGATTGGCAGATTCTATCCAAATGGCTTTTTATGAAGGTCACGGCTATTGCTCTTTGAAAAATACAGACACCGAAAAACTACGAGATTTCTCGAATAAATTTGAATTGGACGGCATTGTTTTCAATGAGCCAACCGTTCATTATTTCAGTTTTAATAATCCTTACGGCGCTTGCCCGACTTGCGAAGGTTACGGAAAAGTGATTGGCATTGATGAAGATTTGGTAATTCCGAATAAAAACCTGTCGCTTCACGAAGATGCAGTCGCCTCTTGGCGTGGAGAAAGTATGAGCGAATGGAAAAAGGATTTCATTAAAAAGAACAAAGATTTCCCTATTCATAAGCCTTACCACCAATTGACCAAAGAACAGAAACAGTTACTTTGGAGAGGTGACAAAACGAAAACCTTCCCGAGCATTGATAATTTCTTCAAAATGCTGGAAGAAAATCTTTATAAAATCCAGTACCGCGTGATGCTTTCCCGCTACCGTGGTAAAACGCTCTGCCCGACTTGCGAAGGATTAAGATTGAGAGAAGAAACGAGCTGGGTGAAAATCGATGGACACAATATTCAGTCGTTCATCGAATTGCCTTTGGATGAATTTCTTCCATTAATAAAATCTTTAAAACTCAACGAGCACGACAGAGAAATCGCCAAACGACTGACCTATGAAATCGAAACCCGATTGGAGTTTTTGACGAAAGTTGGTCTCGGCTATTTAACTTTAAACAGAACTTCGAACACACTTTCCGGTGGAGAAAGTCAGAGAATCAACTTGGCAACCAGTTTGGGAAGTTCTTTGGTTGGTTCGATTTATATTTTGGATGAGCCAAGTATTGGTCTGCATTCCCGAGATACTGAAAATCTGATTGGCGTTTTGAAGCAACTTCGAGACCTCGGAAACACCGTAATCGTTGTAGAACACGATGAAGACGTGATGAAATCTGCGGACCATATTATCGATATTGGTCCGGAAGCTGGTTATCTCGGCGGTGATTTGGTTTTTAACGGAAGTTATGACGAAATGATGAAATCCGATACGCTGACCGCAAAATATCTGAGTGGCGAAATGGAAATCGAAGTGCCTAAAAAACGTAGAAAAACCAAAGAATTTATCGCCATAAAAGGTGCGCGTCAAAACAATTTGAAGAACATCGACGTGAATGTTCCATTGGAATGTTTGACCGTTATCACAGGTGTTTCCGGAAGTGGAAAATCGACTTTGATGAAAGAAGTGATGACGAATGCGATTCAAATCCAGCTCGGAATGGGTGGAAAAAAAGCGGATTATGACTCTGTGGAATTTCCTTCAAAACTGATTCAAAATATCGAATTGATTGACCAAAATCCAATTGGAAAATCGTCCCGTTCCAATCCAGTCACTTACCTGAAAGCTTACGACGACATCCGTGACCTTTTCGCAAAACAAAAATCGGCGAAAGTTCAAGGTTTGAAACCAAAACATTTCTCCTTCAATGTGGACGGCGGACGTTGCGACGAGTGTAAAGGTGACGGCGTTATCACAGTCTCAATGCAGTTTATGGCCGACATCGAGTTGGAATGTGAACATTGCCACGGCACACGTTTCAAGAAAGAAATCCTTGAAATCAAATACGACGAGAAAAATATCTCGGACATTCTTCATATGACGGTTGACGAGGCTTTGGAATTTTTCTCAGAAAACCACGAAGAAAAAATTGCGACCAAGATAAAACCTTTGCAGGACGTTGGTTTGGGCTATCTTCAACTCGGACAATCCTCTTCTACCCTTTCCGGCGGTGAAGCACAGAGAGTGAAATTGGCATCGTTCCTCGTAAAAGGCGTGACAACCGAGAAAACACTATTCGTCTTCGATGAACCTTCGACAGGATTGCATTTCCACGACATCAAAAAATTATTGAAATCGCTTCAGGCCTTGATAGAACTCGGACATTCGGTTGTCGTGATTGAGCATCAGCCAGATATTATGAAAACGGCAGATTACATTATCGACATTGGTCCAAATGCTGGAAAATATGGTGGCGAAGTTGTTTTTGCCGGAACGCCCGAGGATTTGGTGAAGGTGAAGGAATCGGCTACGGCAAAGTATGTTGCGGAGAAATTGTAA
- a CDS encoding HTH domain-containing protein, protein MTIKEAILKSLEDLKVPVNNNEVLNHITSKTYYQFLKGKTPGATISAQLGEFIRNGDSRVKRIKKTNGSYNYYLTKNEQQIGIEILNDENEVDISNIIEPKIVKAKVYEERDLHKLLSSYLKNTETFSKTIFHEQSNGKDSNQIWTHPDMVGIKFLNLQTKVSQNFLKSINRVDTFKLSSYELKREINSDSELKKAYFQAVSNSSWANYGFLVAFEFSDSLYEEMARLNQSFGIGIIELNANPYQSKILFPAVFRDLDFKTIDKLCKINKEFENFIEQTEKLLTASEKYISGAEKELNEFSDKYFSNDSEIEKYCKDKNIPFEK, encoded by the coding sequence ATGACAATTAAAGAAGCAATATTAAAAAGTCTGGAAGACTTAAAAGTTCCAGTTAACAACAATGAAGTTCTTAATCACATTACCAGCAAAACTTACTATCAATTTTTAAAAGGCAAAACACCTGGAGCAACCATTTCTGCTCAACTTGGAGAATTTATAAGAAATGGAGATTCTAGAGTTAAAAGAATAAAAAAGACTAACGGTTCATATAATTACTATTTAACAAAAAATGAACAACAAATTGGCATCGAAATTTTAAATGACGAAAATGAAGTTGATATTTCAAATATAATTGAACCAAAAATAGTAAAAGCAAAAGTTTATGAAGAAAGAGATTTGCATAAGCTTTTGAGTAGCTATCTTAAAAATACTGAAACTTTCTCAAAAACAATTTTCCACGAACAATCTAACGGAAAAGATAGTAATCAGATTTGGACTCATCCAGATATGGTTGGAATCAAGTTTTTAAATTTACAAACCAAAGTCAGTCAGAATTTTCTAAAGTCAATCAATCGTGTTGATACTTTTAAATTGAGTTCTTATGAATTAAAAAGAGAAATCAACAGCGACAGCGAACTTAAAAAAGCTTATTTCCAAGCAGTTTCCAATTCAAGTTGGGCAAACTATGGTTTTTTAGTCGCTTTTGAATTTAGTGATAGTTTGTATGAGGAAATGGCAAGACTAAATCAATCTTTCGGAATTGGAATTATTGAACTAAATGCCAATCCTTATCAAAGTAAGATTCTCTTTCCAGCTGTTTTTCGTGATTTAGATTTTAAGACAATTGATAAACTTTGTAAAATCAATAAAGAATTTGAAAACTTCATCGAGCAAACAGAGAAACTCTTAACTGCCAGCGAAAAATACATATCTGGAGCAGAAAAAGAACTGAATGAATTTTCCGATAAATACTTTTCTAATGATTCTGAGATTGAAAAATATTGCAAAGACAAAAACATTCCTTTTGAAAAATAA
- a CDS encoding YceI family protein, translating into MKKLTVLAFAGAALLFTACNDKKETVKDAQEVAAKTGDAYKVDLATSNVNWKAFHKGGFAPRWGTLNLKSGEITVADNAVTSGDFVIDMTTLKVDPASVTEADKKPADLEAHLKNEDFFNVTKNPTADFKITSVADLAGELPKDAVAGSNKTVSGNLTLLGKTLNVSFPAKVTVTEGKAAVEAKFTVNRTDWGIKFGTDETDPAEWMISKDIEIGINVNAAK; encoded by the coding sequence ATGAAAAAATTAACCGTATTGGCATTTGCAGGAGCTGCATTATTGTTCACTGCTTGTAATGACAAAAAAGAAACTGTGAAAGATGCGCAAGAAGTTGCAGCGAAAACCGGAGATGCTTACAAAGTAGATTTGGCGACGTCCAACGTGAACTGGAAAGCTTTCCACAAAGGTGGTTTCGCACCAAGATGGGGAACTTTGAACTTGAAATCTGGCGAAATAACGGTTGCTGACAATGCTGTGACTTCCGGAGATTTCGTAATCGATATGACGACTTTAAAAGTAGACCCAGCATCTGTAACTGAAGCGGACAAAAAGCCGGCTGACCTGGAAGCGCACTTGAAAAATGAAGATTTCTTCAACGTAACCAAAAATCCAACTGCTGATTTCAAAATCACTTCTGTAGCGGACCTGGCGGGAGAACTTCCAAAAGATGCTGTAGCAGGTTCTAACAAAACTGTGAGCGGAAATCTGACTTTGCTAGGAAAAACGTTGAACGTTTCTTTCCCTGCAAAAGTTACTGTGACTGAGGGTAAAGCGGCTGTTGAAGCTAAATTTACGGTGAACAGAACAGATTGGGGAATCAAATTCGGGACAGACGAAACCGACCCAGCAGAATGGATGATTAGCAAAGACATCGAAATTGGCATCAACGTAAATGCTGCTAAATAA
- a CDS encoding polysaccharide deacetylase family protein, translating to MKKTFAEKSNLLVFLGTAALISTAVFFLKSCNKKSEKEQAQISKDINSEEIVPNSAKVISAKPDVPDHPNKRYIYLTFDDGPNRGTSNLLKITEKYQIPITAFVVGKHAYDSKTQSKELKELENNKLVEIANHSYTHALNRYSDFYKNPENVIHDFDKARDSLKFKNKYARTPGRNIWRTANINNTDIKTSKLAADELQQAGYVLVGWDLEWKPTNAMKLKGTHKEMTKRVDSIFFNDLEKTSRHLVFLTHDQYLQDDDSVRELDLFISDLQNSNRFEFRKISEYPNINDILK from the coding sequence ATGAAAAAAACTTTTGCGGAAAAATCAAATCTGTTGGTTTTTCTTGGGACTGCTGCCTTAATCTCTACAGCAGTATTTTTTTTGAAATCCTGTAACAAAAAATCAGAAAAAGAACAGGCACAAATTTCAAAAGACATCAATTCAGAAGAAATCGTTCCCAACTCAGCAAAAGTTATCTCCGCAAAACCCGACGTTCCCGACCACCCGAACAAGCGTTATATTTACCTAACCTTCGACGATGGCCCAAACAGAGGAACCAGCAACCTCTTGAAAATCACCGAGAAATATCAAATCCCCATCACAGCTTTTGTGGTTGGAAAACACGCGTACGACAGCAAAACCCAATCAAAAGAATTGAAGGAACTGGAGAACAACAAACTCGTCGAGATTGCGAATCACAGCTACACGCACGCCTTGAACCGATATTCTGACTTCTACAAAAATCCAGAGAATGTGATTCACGATTTTGACAAAGCAAGAGACAGCCTGAAATTCAAAAATAAATACGCAAGAACGCCCGGACGAAACATCTGGAGAACAGCGAACATCAATAATACCGATATCAAAACTTCAAAATTGGCAGCAGACGAATTGCAACAAGCCGGCTATGTTTTGGTAGGTTGGGATTTGGAATGGAAACCAACGAACGCGATGAAACTGAAAGGCACTCATAAGGAAATGACAAAACGTGTGGACAGCATCTTCTTCAACGACTTGGAAAAGACTTCCCGACATTTGGTCTTCCTAACGCACGACCAATATCTTCAGGACGACGATTCGGTTCGGGAACTGGATTTGTTCATTTCGGATTTGCAGAACAGCAACCGTTTTGAGTTCCGGAAAATCTCGGAATATCCTAATATTAATGATATCTTGAAGTAA
- a CDS encoding TIGR02757 family protein: MNLKEKDIFDLLNEKAELYNSPDFINDDPIQIPHRFSLKQDIEIAGFLSASIAWGNRKSIINDANKMMELMGNSPYDFVMNFTESDLDKIPQKAIHRTFNHEDFIFFLRNFRRIYSQFESLEDAFLINEDETNFYHSIERFRNQFVSEQHRGQKHVSSPYKNSASKRLIMFLRWMVRKDKKGVDFGIWENIEPRFLSVPLDVHTANISRKLGILTRKQNDWKAVEELDLILRKYNSADPAIYDFALFGLGVSKEFE; this comes from the coding sequence ATGAATTTAAAAGAAAAAGATATCTTCGATTTGCTCAATGAAAAAGCAGAACTCTACAATTCACCGGACTTTATAAATGATGACCCAATCCAGATTCCGCATCGTTTTTCTTTGAAGCAAGATATCGAGATTGCAGGTTTTCTGTCCGCAAGTATCGCTTGGGGAAATCGAAAATCAATTATCAATGACGCGAATAAGATGATGGAATTGATGGGAAATTCGCCCTACGATTTTGTAATGAATTTCACAGAAAGTGATTTGGATAAGATTCCACAGAAAGCGATTCACAGAACTTTCAATCACGAAGATTTTATTTTTTTTCTAAGAAATTTCCGCCGGATTTATTCTCAGTTTGAAAGTCTCGAAGACGCGTTTCTCATCAACGAAGATGAAACCAATTTCTATCATTCAATTGAACGATTCCGGAATCAATTCGTTTCAGAACAACACCGTGGACAGAAACACGTGAGTTCGCCTTACAAAAATTCGGCTTCCAAAAGATTGATTATGTTTCTGCGGTGGATGGTTCGGAAAGATAAGAAAGGCGTTGATTTTGGCATTTGGGAAAACATTGAACCAAGGTTTCTATCTGTTCCTTTGGATGTTCACACCGCAAATATTTCCAGAAAATTAGGAATTTTAACCAGAAAACAAAACGATTGGAAAGCTGTGGAAGAATTGGATTTGATTCTAAGAAAATATAATTCTGCTGACCCTGCTATTTACGATTTTGCTTTGTTTGGATTGGGCGTTTCTAAAGAGTTTGAATAA
- a CDS encoding alkaline phosphatase family protein, whose product MFRKIQIFVLAVATFGNVNAQKTKLNSGERPKLVVGLVVDQMRWDYLYRFEKKFGKGGFQRLLGEGYSLNNVHIPYIPTVTAIGHTSIYTGSVPSIHGIAGNDWTDKETGKNVYCTADDSVNPVGSDSKKIGSHSPKNLWSTTVTDQLRIASNFKSKVVGVSLKDRASILPAGHNPTGAFWFDDSSGNFITSSYYMNELPKWVTDFNGQKVPEKLLANGWETALPIAEYTESTADNVEWEYPVGTAKDPVFPYKNLLTDYATKKGVIRTTPFGNTLTLKFAEAALDNYTLGKGNETDFLAINLASTDYVGHSYGPNSIEVEDTYIRLDKDLAAFFKMLDEKVGKDNYLVFLSADHGGANAEGFLRANKILGGFYDDGMEKNLGAELEKKYANSKVILGIDNYQIYLNQSLIREKKLDEDDIKTTIINSLNKDPRVLYAVDLKKIGSSAIPEPIKTRAINGYNWQRSGDIQIVSHDGMLPNYAKKGTTHSVWNSYDSHIPLIFMGWGIKHGESNKDYNMTDIAPTVSALLHIEFPSGNIGNPITEVIGR is encoded by the coding sequence ATGTTCAGAAAAATTCAGATTTTCGTGTTGGCGGTGGCTACATTCGGAAATGTAAATGCTCAGAAAACAAAATTAAATTCAGGAGAAAGACCAAAACTAGTGGTAGGATTGGTCGTTGACCAGATGCGTTGGGATTATCTTTACCGTTTCGAAAAGAAATTCGGGAAAGGCGGATTTCAGAGACTTTTGGGCGAAGGCTATTCTCTTAATAATGTTCATATCCCGTACATCCCGACGGTTACGGCTATTGGTCATACTTCAATTTATACAGGTTCAGTTCCATCGATTCACGGGATTGCAGGAAATGATTGGACAGATAAAGAAACCGGAAAAAATGTCTATTGTACCGCAGATGACAGCGTGAATCCAGTTGGGTCGGACAGCAAAAAAATTGGAAGTCATTCTCCAAAAAATCTTTGGTCCACAACGGTTACAGACCAGTTGAGAATCGCTAGCAATTTCAAATCAAAAGTAGTCGGTGTTTCTCTGAAGGACAGAGCTTCTATTTTGCCAGCTGGTCACAATCCTACGGGCGCTTTTTGGTTTGATGATTCCTCAGGGAACTTCATCACGAGTTCTTATTATATGAATGAATTGCCAAAATGGGTAACAGATTTTAATGGTCAAAAAGTTCCTGAAAAACTATTGGCGAACGGTTGGGAAACAGCTTTGCCAATTGCGGAATATACAGAAAGTACAGCCGATAATGTAGAATGGGAATATCCGGTCGGAACAGCGAAAGACCCGGTTTTTCCGTACAAAAATCTATTGACGGATTACGCGACAAAGAAAGGTGTCATCAGAACCACACCTTTCGGAAATACTCTGACTCTGAAGTTTGCTGAGGCGGCTTTGGATAATTATACTTTAGGAAAAGGAAACGAGACGGATTTTCTTGCCATTAACCTAGCTTCAACGGATTACGTTGGACATTCTTATGGACCAAATTCCATCGAGGTGGAAGATACTTATATCAGATTGGATAAGGATTTGGCAGCGTTTTTCAAAATGTTGGATGAGAAAGTAGGGAAGGACAATTATCTGGTTTTCCTATCTGCTGACCACGGCGGCGCCAATGCAGAAGGTTTCCTGAGAGCCAACAAAATCCTCGGCGGTTTCTATGACGACGGAATGGAAAAAAATCTAGGTGCAGAATTAGAAAAGAAATATGCCAACTCTAAAGTGATTTTGGGAATTGATAATTATCAAATCTATTTAAATCAAAGTTTAATTAGAGAAAAAAAACTGGACGAAGACGATATCAAAACCACCATCATCAACAGTCTGAACAAAGACCCGAGAGTTTTGTACGCTGTTGATTTGAAGAAAATCGGTTCATCTGCGATTCCAGAGCCGATAAAGACCAGAGCTATCAATGGTTACAACTGGCAAAGAAGTGGCGATATCCAAATCGTTTCGCACGACGGAATGTTACCAAACTACGCTAAAAAAGGAACCACGCACAGCGTTTGGAATTCCTACGATTCTCACATTCCACTGATTTTTATGGGTTGGGGAATCAAGCACGGCGAAAGCAACAAGGATTATAATATGACCGATATTGCACCAACCGTTTCCGCATTACTTCACATCGAATTTCCAAGTGGAAACATCGGAAATCCTATTACTGAAGTGATTGGAAGATAA